CGAGGCGGGTTGGCTCTACACAGTCAAATGTATCTACACCGCGTCCCACCGCTTCAAATATATCTTCAATAACGCCAATCCCAAGCATATGACGAGGTTTATTTTCTGGTAAAAAGGGGATTGTCCACTCCAAAACATTTAACATTTCTTTTTTTCCAAATGAACCACCAATTCCAAATCCGTTAAATGGGAGCGCGCTAATAAAGCGGGCGCCTGCCTCGCGTAGTTTTTTATAATCCCCACCTTGGATAATGCCAAAAAGAGCCTGGTCCTTGCGTTTATGCGCTTTGAGACACCTTTCTGCCCATTTATGAGTACGCTCCAGTGATTTTTCCAGATATGCGCGGGAATCGGTCGGAGAAGTACATTCGTCAAAAGCAAAAATAATATCTGCGCCAAGTTTTTCTTGAATACGAATAGAGTCTTCCGGACGTAAAAATATTTTTTTACCGTCCAAATGCGAGCGGAATTCTACACCATTGTCGGTTATTTTTACTAATGATTTTTTATTTGTAGAGGCTTCCGCGCTGTTATTTTTTTTACAAACCTTGCCAACACCATATGCCAAACCTTTGCCTAAGCTAAAAACTTGATATCCGCCACTGTCGGTAAATATCGGTCCCTGCCAATTCATAAAATTATGTAGTCCGCCCATCTTTTTCACTAAGTCTGCACCAGGCTGAAGCATTAAGTGATAAGTGTTTGATAAAATAGAATTAAACCCTATATTCCGTACGTCATTAGAGTCAAGCGTTTTTATGGTAGCTTTTGTAGCGACCGGAATAAAAGCAGGAGTATCAATAACACCGTGCGGAGTAGCAAACCGCGCAACTCGGGCATTTTTTAGTTTTTTAGAAATAGTAAATTTGAACATAAAAAAAGTATTATGTAATACGCATTATATATTATAGTTTTTAATTCGCATAATACATAATACTTAATACATAATACATTTTAATTAGAAAAGTCAAGCTGTGTATTCAAAATTATTTTTTCAGATTTCTCGGGACTTGTTTTATAATCCTGACAGCATCTTCGATTTTATCAACTATTTTGTATAGGTCTTGATCGGCAGAATTTATTGTTTTAAACTTTTTTGCTAATATATTTGTTATAAAATCATCAAGTGGTTTCCAAAATTTCTTTCCAAATAAAACTATTGGTATTTTTCCCATTTTTCCGGTTTCCATTAAAGTTAAAATTTCAAATAACTGATGCATAGTTCCATATCCTCCTGGAAATATAACAAAACCCAAAGATGGCGCCGTTAAAACAAGTTTGCGGGTAAAAGGAAAGAAGAAGCTGGCTGCGTCAGTTACATATTTATTTGTTCGTATAGTATGGTCAAACTTTATATTCATTCCAACTGATTTTGTCCCTGCGTCATATGCTCCATGGTTTGCTGCTTCCATAATTCCAGGGCCTCCGCCGGTTACGATTGAGTATCCTCGTTTTCCAAGAGTATACGCCAAGTTATATGCATCTTTATAATATGGGTTATCTTTGGAAATACTTTTGGTTCCTAGGATAGTAACATCGTCTTTTAGTTTGGTAACAAACTCAAAACCTTCTACTAATTCTGACATAATACGAAATATTCGCCAGTCTGCAGATTCTCCGATTGAGAATTTTTTTGGCACAAAATCAGAAAAAAATGGTCTTTCGTGTGTTTTGGAAATCATCGTTAAAACTTCTTTTGGAGAGTTTGTAATATTAAAAAGTGAAAGGTCTGATTTTTTAATTGAGCCGATTTCTAATGGTCCGCCTTTTAAAAATTTTATAAGTGGTTCCCAATATTCTTTTCCATATAATGCCACAGGTATTTTTGGCATTTTGCCAAGTTCAATCGTATCCATTACTTCAAAAAATTCGTCCATTGTGCCAAATCCGCCGGGAAAATACAAAAAAGCTTGGGACGGAGCGGTTAGNNNNNNNNNNNNNNNNNNNNNNNNNNNNNNNNNNNNNNNTTTTTTTACATATTTATTTAAAACTTGTTCCGAGGGCAACTGAATATTAAGACCAATCGATTCTGCGTTAGCCAGTCCTGCGCCTTTGTTTGCTGCTTCCATAATTCCAGGACCCCCGCCAGTTATAATGCTATGCTTTTTTTTACCCAAAAGATAGGCCACCTCTTCTGCCAATTTATAATATTTATTTCTTGGTTTAGTGCGGGCGGAACCAAAGACCGTTACTTCGCCTTTGAACTGCGAAATAAATTGATAGCCCTCAACAAACTCGGACATTATTTTAAAAATCCTCCAAGTGTCTCGAAAGTTTACAGGTTCATGATATTGATAAAATTGTTTTTTTGCCATATTCGTAATTATATCATAATACGCACGATTTAACACAGAATATATTTTATTGTCGCCTTATTTTAGAATGTGCTAAAATAAAATGAGAGCAAAATTTAAAAGGGAGGAATAAATATAAAGTATATGGACCAAAAAATAATTAAAGAGGGTTTAACTTATAGAGATGTTCTTTTAGTGCCTCAGCGCTCAGCTATTCCAACCCGCAAGTTGATTGATACATCATCTTATTTAACGCGGAATATAAAGCTAAAGATACCAATTGTTAGCGCAAATATGGATACGGTAACCGAATATAAAATGGCCATTGCTATGGCGCGAATGGGTGGCATTGGAGTTATCCACAGGTTTATGACAATTGAGCAGGAAGCAAAAGAGGTGGAAAAAGTTAAACGTTCCGAAAGCTATCGGATAGATACTCCTTATAGCATTTTGCCTGATAAGACATTAGGCGAAGCACGACAGCTTATGAAACGCTATGGAGTGAGTGGACTTTTAGTTGTTGACGAATCGGGAAGGCTGGAAGGAATACTTACACGTAGAGATGAGATTTATGAACACGATGAATTTAAGTTGGTAAGGGATCTCATGACGCCAAAGGAGCGTTTAATTGTTGCATATGAGAACATCGAACTTCAAGAGGCAAAAAAGATTCTAGCTAAACATAGAATAGAAAAATTACCTCTTGTAAATCAGGATAATCATCTTGTCGGACTTATCACCAGTAAAGACATAATAAAAACAATGGAATATCCAAATGCAACAAAGGACGATCGTGGACGACTTCGGGTTGTTGCGGCTATCGGTACAAAAGAAGACGCTTTAGATCGAGCAAAGGCTTTGCAAGAAGCAGGCGCAGATGCGCTTGTGATTGATATTGCTCATGGACACTCGGAGATGGTGATAAACACTTTAGAATTGTTGAAAAATTATAATATTAAAATACCGATAATTGCCGGTAATGTTGCTACTCCGGAAGCTGTGCGTGATTTGATTGCTGCTGGTGCGGACGCGATAAAAGTTGGCGTTGGTCCAGGAAGCACTTGTATCACTCGACTCGTTGCCGGAGTCGGCGTTCCGCAGTTTACTGCAGTTTTGGAGTGCGCCCGTGAAGCCGAAAAACATGGGATACCTATTATTGCTGATGGCGGTGTTGCGTTTTCGGGAGATATAGCAAAAGCAATAGGAGCAGGCGCTTCTATTGTAATGCTTGGTTCGCTTTTGGGAGGAACAGATGAATCGCCGGGAATAACTTTGACAAAAAAAGGAAGAAAATACAAAGTTTCGCGTGGAATGGCATCTTTGGGAGCAAACATTAACAGGGAAGCAAATAAAAACACAGAAAATTCTGATTATGTCGCCGAAGGTGTGGAAGCAATGGTTCCATATCGTGGTTCAGTTGCGGAAATACTAAATCAGCTTGTTGGTGGATTGAAATCCGGAATGAGTTATTCAAATGCAATGACGGTTATTGAAATGTGGCAAAATGCAAGATTTTGTAAAATAACCGATTCCGGTTGGGCAGAATCTAAACCGCATGATGTAGAAGTCATTTAATTGCCTAACAATTAGATGACTTAATCACTAATTATCAATTACGAATTACGAATGATTGAGTCGCTCTGCCTGCCAGTAGGTAGGACCGCCTGTCAGTAAGTAGGTTCGTGATGTGTTATTACATAGCCCAACAGTGTTGAGCTATGTAATTTGTAGTTATGTGCTTCCGACTTGATAAAAAGCCGAATTTGTGTTATATTGATTTTGTATGACAAAAGAAAAAGATCAAAAATTAAAGAGCGGGTTTGCGGTGATTGCTGGCAGGTCAAATGCGGGTAAATCAACGCTTCTAAACGCGCTTATCGGCACAAAGCTGGCAATTACGACAGATAAGCCACAAACAACCCGCCATGCGATTCATGGTGTTCTTCATGACCCTCGGGGACAGATTGTTTTTGTAGATACTCCGGGCCTGCTCTTTAAGAAAAAAGACGCTTTAACAAAAACTTTAAATAAAAAGGCAAAGGACTCTCTTCTAGGTGTTGAAGTTATTTTATATATTGCGGATCCGATGCGCGCAATTGAAAGCGAAGAACAATATCTTCTTCGCGTTTTGGAAGAAACAACAACACCGAAAATATTGGTAATAAATAAAATCGATTTACACGATCCTAAATATTTGGAAGATTATCGCGAACTTGCGGAAAAGTTTGATGATGTGGTGGAGGTATCAGCGCTTTATAATAAGCATTTAAAAACATTGGTAAATAAGATTTTTGAATATTTGCCTGAAGGCGAGCCAATTTATCCGGATTTCCAAATAACCAATGTTGATAACAAATTTTGGTTTGCAGAAATAATTCGTGAAAAAATATTTCACCAAATGTATCAAGAATTGCCATATAATATAAATGTAGAAGTAGATGAAATGGCAACAAGGGATAATGGTATTTTATATATTCATGTGATTATAGAAGTGGGGGATACGCGTTATAAAAAAATGATATTAGGAAAGAGCGGAAGAAAAATAAAAGAAATCGGCACTTCTGCGCGCAAGGATTTGGAAAAAATCACTGGCGGCAAAGTATTTTTAGATTTAATGGTAGAAGTAGACCCAAGATGGATGGAAAAAATTTGAGTGTAGCTCAAATTTTAGTAGCAAGTGGTATGTAGTAAGGGTTCCTGCTCACGCGGGATTTTTTATTGACAAAATATAAAAATATGTGTTATATCTTGCTAAGTTTGGACTTTGATAAATTCATGGCATTTATTCGCTTTTTCCATAGTTCATTCCTTCGATATCCCGCATTACCATACATGTGGGATCTTTTTATAATAATCCCTTCCTTTTCTAAAGGGAGGTTAGGAGGGATTTAATAAGTTATTTATAAATCCTCCTTTTTCCTCCTTCTCCCTCCGGGCTGGAAGCCGAAGGAGGGGAGAATTGATTGTGGGATTTTTTATTTTTTATCTGAATTGTGCTATTGTAATTATATATGGAAGAAAAATTTATAAGCATTATTATCCCTACGTATAACGAAGAAAACTTTTTGCCAAAGCTTTTACGCTCAATTAGAAAGCAGACATATCGCAATTACGAAGTAATTATTGCAGATGCAAAGTCCAAAGACAAGACACGAGAGATCGTGGAAAAATATCATGCCCGGGTAGTAGAAGGCGGGCCGGTGGCAATAGGCAGAAATAATGGTGCAGAAAAAGCAAAGGGAGATATCTTAATTTTTTTGGATGCTGATGTGGTTCTGCCTGATCCGCATTTTTTAGAAAAAACTATAATGGAGTTTAGAAGGAAAAAGTTAGACATAGCAACCTGCCTGCCAAGCCCTATATCGGAGAAGAAGATAGA
The nucleotide sequence above comes from Parcubacteria group bacterium CG10_big_fil_rev_8_21_14_0_10_36_14. Encoded proteins:
- the tgt gene encoding tRNA guanosine(34) transglycosylase Tgt, encoding MFKFTISKKLKNARVARFATPHGVIDTPAFIPVATKATIKTLDSNDVRNIGFNSILSNTYHLMLQPGADLVKKMGGLHNFMNWQGPIFTDSGGYQVFSLGKGLAYGVGKVCKKNNSAEASTNKKSLVKITDNGVEFRSHLDGKKIFLRPEDSIRIQEKLGADIIFAFDECTSPTDSRAYLEKSLERTHKWAERCLKAHKRKDQALFGIIQGGDYKKLREAGARFISALPFNGFGIGGSFGKKEMLNVLEWTIPFLPENKPRHMLGIGVIEDIFEAVGRGVDTFDCVEPTRLGRHGTLFTKSGRIRILSAKYRADKKPIEADCKCELCINYSRSYLHHLFKANEILGMRLATIHNLTFMHNLMKNIRQSIKSGKFNYFKSQFLRKFRQF
- a CDS encoding GTPase Era, which codes for MTKEKDQKLKSGFAVIAGRSNAGKSTLLNALIGTKLAITTDKPQTTRHAIHGVLHDPRGQIVFVDTPGLLFKKKDALTKTLNKKAKDSLLGVEVILYIADPMRAIESEEQYLLRVLEETTTPKILVINKIDLHDPKYLEDYRELAEKFDDVVEVSALYNKHLKTLVNKIFEYLPEGEPIYPDFQITNVDNKFWFAEIIREKIFHQMYQELPYNINVEVDEMATRDNGILYIHVIIEVGDTRYKKMILGKSGRKIKEIGTSARKDLEKITGGKVFLDLMVEVDPRWMEKI
- the guaB gene encoding IMP dehydrogenase, which translates into the protein MDQKIIKEGLTYRDVLLVPQRSAIPTRKLIDTSSYLTRNIKLKIPIVSANMDTVTEYKMAIAMARMGGIGVIHRFMTIEQEAKEVEKVKRSESYRIDTPYSILPDKTLGEARQLMKRYGVSGLLVVDESGRLEGILTRRDEIYEHDEFKLVRDLMTPKERLIVAYENIELQEAKKILAKHRIEKLPLVNQDNHLVGLITSKDIIKTMEYPNATKDDRGRLRVVAAIGTKEDALDRAKALQEAGADALVIDIAHGHSEMVINTLELLKNYNIKIPIIAGNVATPEAVRDLIAAGADAIKVGVGPGSTCITRLVAGVGVPQFTAVLECAREAEKHGIPIIADGGVAFSGDIAKAIGAGASIVMLGSLLGGTDESPGITLTKKGRKYKVSRGMASLGANINREANKNTENSDYVAEGVEAMVPYRGSVAEILNQLVGGLKSGMSYSNAMTVIEMWQNARFCKITDSGWAESKPHDVEVI